GATATTATACCAGATTTGAAGCTGGAACACCTGCAATTGGTGAAGCAATTGCCCTTGGAGCAGCATGTGATTACTTGTCAGATATTGGCATGCCGAAAATCCATGAATATGAGGTTTGATATGATTTTTCTACAACTTGACATCAACCAGTCACTGAACTATAGCCAGGCGCACTGATCTTTCTAGACTAGCTAAAAGATGTTTTGGATTCCACATTTACCactgtaatttataatttcttatgtCGTCCAGGTAGAGGCTAACTATTTGTACGAGCTAAAAGATGTTTTGGATTCCACATTTACCTTTCCTAactgtaatttataatttcttatgtCGTCCAGGTAGAGCTTGCTAACTATTTGTACGAGAAACTGTCTTCAGTGCCTGATGTTCGGATATACGGCCCAAGGCCTTCTGAAAGTGTTCGAAGGGCAGCTCTTTGTTCCTTCAATGTGGAGGGACTGCACCCAACTGATTTGGCAACCTTTCTTGATCAACAGGTATGTCAATAACTGTGCCATCATATACTGTTTTTCTCTTATCTTCAATGAATATTTATTCTCTGGATAAGAATTAGTACCTCGAGGAGGATAAGGGCACACTAACTTCTCCCTTTCATTAGAATATCCATTGTAGGATGAAAACTATAAGAAACTATTGTATGTTGCAGCATGGAGTTGCGATAAGGTCAGGACACCACTGCGCGCAGCCACTACACCGGTATCTTGGAGTGAATGCAAGTGCACGCGCCAGCCTTTACTTTTACAACACAAAGGAAGACGTTGACTCCTTCATCGTTGCACTTGCAGACACTGTGAGCTTCTTCAATTCTTTCAAATAGAGTGGAGTACACCTTACCCCTGGATCTCGCAGCTTGTTGTATGCTATATATATGCTTCAAAGGCTAATTATTTACTTATCATCTTCAAGTCCCAATATTTTGAGACCATTTCATTATTGGGTTTCTTTCAAATTCGGTTCCACAAAAAAACACTCTCCATGTGAGGACATGTATTATTGAGACAAGAAAAACAAACATGTTCAACGAGtgataacataataaaaaaggTCTGGAAATGGATTTAACTTTTATCACATTTCAAGCTGATTGCAATATAGATACTTCGATGGAAAAAGTAGCAACAGTCTTTGTTATTTTGGATTCAAGACCTTCATTGAGATTTGCGCTCCCAccattccatgaacttaacttGAGCCGCCATTGTGTCCAGCTTATAGAGTTGCAAGGTGTGGTTCGCAACTTCCTGCCCAAAGGTCCAACCAAAAACACCTCCTCCTAAGAAGGACAATGCAGCACCTGTCGCCGCACCAACAGCAGTATTAGAGAGGTGTCGGAACTTACCAATagaaatacaaaaatacaaTTCAAAAAAGCGTATTTGGCAACATGCAAGCCGCTGCATAGCGCTCTATCAATATTTGTTGAAATTATCATTTCTATCATAGATTGAATGGTTAGTCATAGAGAGAAAACGTGTTTTACCATGCGGACTCCTAGAATATTTCCAGGCAAAAGCGGCAGTAGATAGAGCTCCGAGTGCAGCTCCGGCAACACCAAAAGTCGCAGCTTCCCTAGCTGTTTTCAGCTGAAATTGAATGTTACATAATGTtagcctatatatatatatgcgtaTGGGCCTAACAAACAGAAGCTCTACACGAACAGGAGAAGCAATCAATCAGAGGAGATGTACGAGAATAGCTAGTTACATAGATAATGGATCAAATAACAAATCAaccagagagagaaagagaggtaTTTACGGTGGGTCCATGAACGGGATCGGAAGCTATGAACTCCTCAACGTCGGAGGAAGACCAAGAAGGAAGAGGCGTGTCGCGTTTGGTGAACCTCGTGTAATTCTCCAGGAACGACAACCTCTCCTCCCAGAACCCCTTGAATCCCTCCGCAAACGACCTCGATTCTCCCATCTACGATTAATGATTCTTCgcacttctctttttttctcttctttcctCAGATCGAAAAAATCGATATCACCAGACACAACACAAACAAATGTTTTCCCTCACTACTCCTCTACGCCGCTCTCACATATCGTTTCAGTAAACTAACTAATAAAACCTCGCCACGTGTCGGTTACTATTTAACCTATTccatttaatttctttttatcattGAATTGAAAATGTTGAAAATTTTCAACTACTCCCTCTccgatcatcatcatcaacatcaactTCCCCAACCATAAAATCTCATCCCCTTCCGTCACAAACTCCAACCCCCATTGAATATGGCGACCACTGTCTTCTCCAAACTCTCGaagatcttcttcctcttcgccGTCTACTGCGCTCTCGACCCCTTCAAACACAGCTCCATCTCCAAGTACCCTGACTTCCAGACTCACAAGATCGACATGCCGCCGCTCTCGTCTCTCCCCAAGGAGAGAGACCACGAGAACCTTCTCCAGAACTCCGAGATCAGATTCTCGAACGAGGTTCAGGGTCCGGAGAGCATTGCTTTCGATCCGCTCGGTCGTGGTCCCTACACCGGCGTCGCCGACGGTCGTATCCTCTTTTGGGATGGTACTCGATGGAACGATTTTGCTTATACGTCGAACAATCGGTGAGTCTGTTAGTTCAATTGGAATCCAGTTTTGTGATAATTTGCTAGTAGGCATAGACATTTTGAGTATAGAATCGGGTATTTTGGATTATCTGGTCATTCAGATAGGGTGTTAAAAGATGCATATAGGAACCAGCAAATTTTAGGTTCGGATCGGTTCAGCTAGTTTTTAGGAGCCGTCTAAAACTCTGGTTCTAGTTCTGTTCCAGTTTTGTTTGGTTAGTTCGGGTAATTCAAGTAAAATATCAGGTATTTCTAATATAATACCTAATGATTTAGTATGATTTGGATAAAAATCTCggataattaaaattattttggatattttagttaaaaatatctAGATAATTTTGGATGATTTCGGATAGTTTGgatatttattaaaagttttttcaaatattttttgaatatttttaatatatttttaaatcacatatacacatatatatatatatatatttgattatgttatatgtatatataattaaataattatgtattCAGTTACCAGCTGGGTTTTAGTTCAGTTCagttattttggatatattagaaatataagaaCTATCCAGGAATATTTGAGAGTTTCAGTCCAGTTCcaaattttctgtttttttggtTCGGCTTAGTTTTCTTTTGTCCAGGCCTATTTACTACTAAGGTGTGTTTGAAATACTGTGATGTTATGTATGTTTAGGTCAGAACTGTGTGATACAAAGTCTTCACTGTTGGCTTACTTAAAGAATGAACATATCTGTGGACGGCCTTTGGGTCTTCGGTTCCACAAGAGAACTGGGGAGTTGTACATCGCGGATGCGTATTTTGGGATAATGAAGGTCGGTCCTGAAGGAGGTTTGGCTACTTCTCTTACAACTGAGGCGGATGGAGTGCCTTTGAGATTTACTAATGATCTTGACGTTGATGAAGAAGGGAATGTCTACTTTACAGACAGCAGCTCTGTTTTCCAGCGAAGGTATGTAAAAAGGTTCTATGACTTTGAACTGTGTTTCCTGTGTCTTGTTGAATAAAACTTGACCTTCAGTGAAGCTTGTGAACTGTGTTAACCAACTGTGCGTCTTAGTGTTGTTGTGACTGCGCTTCTAAACGTTCCTGattattgtttgttttaaaCCCATTTTTTCAGGAACTTCATGCACTTGATTGTCTCCGGGGAAGACACCGGGAGAGTGTTGAAATACAATCCAGAAACAAAGGAGACTACTACTCTCTTGAGAAATCTCCAGTTCCCTAATGGCTTATCACTTGGCAAAGACGGCTCCTTTTTCATTTTCTGTGAAGGATCAATTGGAAGGTGAGTCCTTCATCTTAATCCCTCACTGTCTCCATCTTAGCCAACAAGTACCATCTTTTCATTCTCATTCTTCCACATCATTGTGTGTTATACATACATTGGCATAACTTCTGCTATCTGTACTTATATCTGAAGCTAAATGGAAGGATTGTGATGATAGTTTTCATGTTGTATCCACCCTGGTCCAGTGATGAGTTTCATGTtgacctctttttttttgtcactcaGATTACGGAAATACTGGTTGAAAGGGGAAAAAGCAGGAACATCAGAAGTGGTAGCTCTATTGCATGGGTTCCCTGACAACATCCGCACAAACAAAGACGGAGATTTCTGGGTGGCGGTCCACTGTCACCGCAACATATTCACACACGTGATGGCGCATCATCCAAACGTGAGGAAGTTGTTCCTGAAGCTGCCAATAACAGTGAAGTTCCAGTACTTGCTTCAGGTAGGTGGTTGGCCTCATGCTGTTGCCGTGAAGTACAGTGAAGAAGGGAAAGTGCTGAAAGTGTTGGAGGACAAGCAAGGGAAAGTGGTGAAGGCGGTGAGTGAAGTGGAGGAGAAAGATGGGAAGCTTTGGATGGGAAGTGTGTTGATGTCTTTCATTGCAGTATATGACTTGccttagtttaaaaaaaaaataacttttgcAGATTTATTGTAGTTGCCACGGGATTGCAACATTTCTTTATCGAACTCTGTTTTTGATgcaaacaataaataattatattatatagtcttTTGATGTAACGTTCTTGTTTCAGGTTAAACACGCACGAGTTTCCTAGATCACATAACTTCACAATCTACAAGTTTGCTTCCTAACTTATGTCTGATAGGTTAGGTATAAGTGTATTTTGCAATAAATGCATGTTTCACAATTTTGCAAGTCTATTTATAAACGAAGAAGACTTGACTTCATGATTAACACACTTTTGGAAAGCTTAATATAATAGTTTAAGTAGGTTTTTTCTTGCAGAAATTGTTCTTGTTTGTTTATAAGAACGTGGCCTTGTTATTTAAGTGCATGCTCCGAGAAACAATGAAAAATGTCATAACACTTTGTACTAGATAGTATGTTTGACCAACTCAATTAAGAAACTAACAAACacttattttgttatattacAACTTTTTGGTTACCCATATATACTTCTAAAATGGATAtacacaaatgaaaaaaaaagtatgtgaCCTCTACAtctatttctcactctataTATAGAAGGAAAATGGtcgaagaaaagaaaaaggtacattttaaaaataaactaaaatttacctaatgaaaagaagaagaatgaagtgtatatatatgatcttCTATGTAAGTTTCCTAGAACAAATCTTACTTTTCAATATCGTTGTCTACTTTTGAAtacagtttttctttttaaagaaactatttgtgtgtgtgtttataaaATTAGTCACTTTTAATTATGTTCATATATACATGACATATATACTGTTTCACTTTATGATCATAACAAAAACCCTAATGAAAATGGaagttgaaaataaaataaaaacataataatggAAGAAAAAACGCAgtgaaaaaagaaagattaataAGGTGTGTGGACAAGACCCGTCAAGAGGGCACAAAGAGCCAAAGACATCCAAAGACCCCCAACTAACATGATTTGACGTTTCAgattctgtttttcttttggacCCCCCTTCATTAAAcgttctcttctctttctcactTCCCTTTTTCATTGTATGTATGTCCGCTATTATACGCAAGttcttactatttttttttctttctttaattgTGTGTGCATGGACGAGAGACGATGGAAGGTGTACGTGTTGGAGAGTGTTGAAAAAATAGTAAGAACGTGTTGGAGAGTGTTGGAGAGTGTTGACACAACTATTATTTTGACCATTTACAAGTATACTACACACATTTCATGTTTATAATAACATAGACAAGTTCGTATCCATGGTTGTGAACGGGGAAAATGGTCACTGCATAGCAATATACTTCTATATTTTCCAAAATTCTATTTGTGTCATACAAAAATTCGCTAGCTAGCTTGCGTAAATTAATCAGGCGCGCAACCATTCAAAATAAAAGTTTCAAAGCTGCCGGAGTGACCTTCTAAAAAAAAGCGTGACTAATTAATTTACGAAAAAAAGCGTGACTAATTATAATCATGATATTCAACCGGATTGCGAGTTTTGCGGCTGATAGGAGAAGACACGAGCACTGATCTCTAATCAAATTGttctttaaaaagaaataaaaactgtTTGAATCAAGCAATTTATTATTCATTGGGAGCCTTTGCTTTTTGTAAAGAATGTTTCTTTGGAATGAGTGATTTTCAGAATAATCCCAGCAGTCAGCACCATAAAAGTTACCATATCATATCCCAAGATGGAATTTATTTTCTTACCACTCTATTACTACTGTACATACTACTATACATGGGCttatatgtacatatatctttatgagttattcttgggttcacccctagagtgaacctagaggttcacccaaccaataggaatcactcattttacaattgatatcttttaaaaaaggaaataaaatattgtcaagttatattatgtttttaaaataaataaaataaaaataatagtagttacaaaaaatgatttataaaaaaaaatatttttaatatcatcaaaaaaaaaacctaaaccctaaatcataaaccctaaacccttgagtataccctaaacccttgggtatacgctaaaccattggataatcttaaactctaaaccctaaactctagtatatgcaaaaaaaaaattagatatttcaGTGCCATTATcgaaatattaaaccctaaatcctaaactctaaaccctaaacctttgggtaaatcataaacccttgggtaatcctaaattttaaatcaaaaatacaaaacactaaaacaataaatcttaaaaatattagacttttaattttaacccctaaactctttttaggattaaggatttggtatttttaagatttagtgtttaatattttagtttcgaatttagagtttagtgtttgatgacgaagttaaaaaaaataaactttttttgcatatattactatttttatttatttttaactttttttgtattttaaaaacataatataacttgataatattttgtttccttttttaaaagatatcaattgtgaaatgagtgattcctattggttgggtgaacctctaggttcactctaggggtgaacccaagaataagtctaTCTTTATAATATACAGAAATAACTATGTAAAGTCCAACCACACTTCTATTTACATATGATTCTTGAAAAAAACTccttttaattatttcaaaattctaaacattaatagaaattgatataaaatcaCTCGTATTCCTGTAAGCTTGTGCGTTAGTAGTATCTACAACTGCTATTGAGTATAAACTTCGCATATATAAATTTGTGACCACGCAAAAAGTTACACCTTTTCAGAAcgaggaaaaagaaaaatgatattacGATCTTCTTAAAGGAGATTCTTCTTATATAATTAGGTTCAAATGTGAAAACCATATTCGGGCTTCATTTATTTAGGATAATATAAGCTAGAAACGAAGTTATAGATGGAAACCACACATGAAAAAGAAAGGaacatacatgtatatgtatatatatatatatatatatatatatatatatatatatatataagtaaggTAATGCTAATGCGCGcatgatcttcttcttcctggCCTTCTCTTCCATTATCATCAGCgtacacatacatatatatatagtagccatttattaatatatatgtaaaagcTTCAGTAATAGCCATTAGACTTTTGGCCTGCAACTGTCTGGTCTATTTGCTTGCCTTTTTTGTTGCTATCCAGCTTTAATCCAAAGTGAATGTGAGGGAAATGTGCCCACTACACACAAAAATGGCAAATTTAGTTTTTACAAAAGTATACTGTAATAAACATTCCACCACTTGTGCATAGTAGAATCCACTACAATACATATACTTATATTTCAAAAGTTTCATCCTAGCtcacaaaaatgaaaagatCAAACCCTAGAATTTTCCCATCACTAATTAGTTTACGGCATCTCTAATACTTATCAGAAATAGATGATTTTATCTAATCATGTGTTTGCATATCTGTTTTTAAGATTGGTtatctaataaatataaatttttttcttaaaatagcGTTAAGAATTACAATTTTACTAAGCTTTTTATAAGAAAAGACtatattatatagatttatAGTTACGGTTTGTCTTTTCCTACTTCAAAATgctattttatttgtatattctTCATAGCTGACATCGTCGGTGCTGTAAATTATAAAGAATTTTGTTTTGAGCTACCTCTCGTAGACTATTTAGTTCATATATTACGTGAAAGAATGATAAAAGAAGGGAGCTTACATTTTTCGCAGCTGTGCTAAACGCCTCGCGGTGGCTAATCTGTGGATTACCAGCCTTGATCCTTTGGATTTCCTCTCTAATTAGGAATAAATAGTTATTAAACTTCTCGTGAAGGAGCTgagaaaatatcatttatagaaGAACTTAAAATTAGTTAACACTTACTTGATGAATCTGTTGTAGGCCGAAGGAACGCGTTGTCTTTTCTCAGGCGCTGCCatgaaaaatagaaattatgGACTTATTGCATATATATGTACGCAAACTTCAAATAACTTGTGTATCACATGTGAGAGGGTAAAGAGCGACTTACGGCGAATAGGAGGCATTCTAGGAGCCTCTCGTTCTACATGGTCTGACAATGTGGTCGAGAAATGATCGAAGCTCCTAGATGATGATCCGTGTTCTTTTCTTGTTACCGAAGAGGTTATGTGTTGCTTATGCTGCTTCGTGATTACAAAGACTATATCAGCCATAATTCTACCAAAATGTTGAAGTCATAATGATTATTATGGTACCTGAAGATCTTGATGAATGGGAGGAGGAGAGCTTTGATGAAGTGACACTCCAATGTTGAGAGAGATCAAATTGGTACAATGGCCACATCTCACCGTCACAAGTGTGAACAAGCTTGCGTATGGTACACTTACCTGATCAAACATATTAATTTGCAAAGTCTCTTAAATCATTTGCCTATGCGGACAAGTTATTGTCTTGTTTACCACTATTCTATAATTCGACTGGTTCGTTAGAACAATCTATACTGTGATATATAGGGTATAACATAATTATACCTTGCATGCAATAACCAACGATGGATTTTATTGGGATGGTACGTATGTTAACTATTCCATTCTATATATAACAGTACGTTTTTGGTTAATTATAGAACAGGGACTGATTTGACAAATGCATATCGAACTAATATTTTCCAGTATAAAAAAAAgcttttcttttgttgactTGCTAATAGATTAGTCAGAGAAAATTCTTAAGATCAACTGAAGGTTATGATCAATATTTAGGGTTTGCCAATGcctttaaataattaaaatgtatatatattagtacATTTTAATCTGAA
The Raphanus sativus cultivar WK10039 chromosome 1, ASM80110v3, whole genome shotgun sequence DNA segment above includes these coding regions:
- the LOC108861296 gene encoding succinate dehydrogenase subunit 6, mitochondrial isoform X2; its protein translation is MGESRSFAEGFKGFWEERLSFLENYTRFTKRDTPLPSWSSSDVEEFIASDPVHGPTLKTAREAATFGVAGAALGALSTAAFAWKYSRSPHGAALSFLGGGVFGWTFGQEVANHTLQLYKLDTMAAQVKFMEWWERKSQ
- the LOC108861286 gene encoding protein STRICTOSIDINE SYNTHASE-LIKE 3 — encoded protein: MATTVFSKLSKIFFLFAVYCALDPFKHSSISKYPDFQTHKIDMPPLSSLPKERDHENLLQNSEIRFSNEVQGPESIAFDPLGRGPYTGVADGRILFWDGTRWNDFAYTSNNRSELCDTKSSLLAYLKNEHICGRPLGLRFHKRTGELYIADAYFGIMKVGPEGGLATSLTTEADGVPLRFTNDLDVDEEGNVYFTDSSSVFQRRNFMHLIVSGEDTGRVLKYNPETKETTTLLRNLQFPNGLSLGKDGSFFIFCEGSIGRLRKYWLKGEKAGTSEVVALLHGFPDNIRTNKDGDFWVAVHCHRNIFTHVMAHHPNVRKLFLKLPITVKFQYLLQVGGWPHAVAVKYSEEGKVLKVLEDKQGKVVKAVSEVEEKDGKLWMGSVLMSFIAVYDLP
- the LOC108853058 gene encoding putative axial regulator YABBY 2 isoform X1; protein product: MSIDPSSERVCYVHCNFCRTILAVSVPYASLFTLVTVRCGHCTNLISLNIGVSLHQSSPPPIHQDLQQHKQHITSSVTRKEHGSSSRSFDHFSTTLSDHVEREAPRMPPIRPPEKRQRVPSAYNRFIKEEIQRIKAGNPQISHREAFSTAAKNWAHFPHIHFGLKLDSNKKGKQIDQTVAGQKSNGYY
- the LOC108853058 gene encoding putative axial regulator YABBY 2 isoform X2 produces the protein MSIDPSSERVCYVHCNFCRTILAVSVPYASLFTLVTVRCGHCTNLISLNIGVSLHQSSPPPIHQDLQHKQHITSSVTRKEHGSSSRSFDHFSTTLSDHVEREAPRMPPIRPPEKRQRVPSAYNRFIKEEIQRIKAGNPQISHREAFSTAAKNWAHFPHIHFGLKLDSNKKGKQIDQTVAGQKSNGYY